A genomic window from Sulfurimonas paralvinellae includes:
- a CDS encoding porin: MIKLAAGAATVLLMATSAHAGYTMKKKVGDVDTKLTFFGFAQLEAVGGNGMKLKYAEDGAGTRVGTNSGSDINFRAQRIRLGWKYVAGNVRGKVFLDFNQGHDSQGATDGAAVPKMIKDAFIAYKFNNAFIPKLGVIKMPNGMGFTMPGWNLDIAERGFDKALVLERNMGLMISGRGIGFSGNKVNGFEMGHERPWKGFGYDVMVANQANRSKAVKKTSGMGGNSYAVRGMFDYTEKFHIEASYAVSENAAGYVATGATSADNQDYSNINVGIDSNLGKLSLKAEYFDASNVQGIKNWDENVYTATAGYFVTPAVEAVVKHMQGTSDKPGVSSTDLGNTYLGLNIFMSMPYSDFSRKAKRTRNQHKIVLNYIVASGDTDGSSNPWNGLSGYKDDAFIAQYQFKF; this comes from the coding sequence ATGATCAAATTGGCAGCAGGCGCTGCAACGGTACTTTTAATGGCTACATCAGCTCACGCTGGTTACACAATGAAGAAAAAAGTTGGTGATGTTGATACGAAACTCACTTTCTTTGGTTTTGCTCAGCTCGAGGCAGTTGGTGGTAACGGTATGAAATTAAAATATGCTGAAGATGGAGCAGGTACAAGAGTAGGGACTAACTCTGGATCAGATATTAATTTTCGTGCACAGCGTATTCGTCTTGGTTGGAAATATGTTGCTGGTAATGTTCGTGGTAAAGTATTTTTAGATTTTAATCAAGGTCATGATTCTCAAGGTGCAACAGATGGTGCAGCTGTTCCAAAAATGATTAAAGATGCATTTATCGCATATAAATTCAATAATGCATTTATCCCTAAACTGGGTGTTATTAAAATGCCAAATGGTATGGGCTTTACTATGCCGGGATGGAATCTTGACATTGCAGAGCGTGGTTTTGATAAGGCACTTGTGTTAGAAAGAAATATGGGTCTTATGATCTCTGGTCGTGGTATTGGATTTAGCGGTAATAAAGTAAATGGCTTTGAAATGGGTCATGAACGTCCATGGAAAGGTTTTGGTTATGATGTAATGGTTGCAAATCAAGCAAATAGATCTAAAGCTGTTAAAAAAACATCTGGTATGGGTGGAAATTCGTATGCAGTTCGTGGTATGTTTGATTATACTGAAAAATTTCATATTGAAGCTTCATATGCAGTATCGGAAAATGCAGCTGGTTATGTTGCGACAGGTGCGACATCAGCAGATAATCAAGATTACTCAAATATAAATGTTGGTATAGATTCAAACCTCGGAAAATTAAGTCTTAAAGCTGAATACTTTGATGCTAGTAATGTTCAAGGGATAAAAAATTGGGATGAAAATGTTTATACTGCTACTGCAGGATATTTTGTAACTCCAGCCGTTGAAGCTGTTGTAAAACATATGCAAGGAACATCTGACAAACCGGGTGTATCTTCAACTGATCTTGGAAATACTTATCTTGGTTTAAATATTTTTATGTCAATGCCTTATTCTGACTTCTCACGTAAAGCTAAACGTACGAGAAATCAACATAAAATAGTTCTTAACTATATTGTTGCAAGTGGTGATACTGATGGTTCAAGTAATCCATGGAATGGTTTGAGTGGTTATAAAGACGATGCATTTATCGCTCAGTATCAGTTCAAATTCTAG
- a CDS encoding thioredoxin family protein, with translation MNKIFLGLLLSAVSLLALEFHTYEEALQLQKKNGKIIMIDVMRTDCHYCKDMKREVFDNKEMSSWLEERFIPVELNLDFDELPLGIHVYFTPTFFFVDTDQKVVKKIPGSWNIQDFKDLTKNIK, from the coding sequence GTGAATAAAATATTTTTAGGTTTACTACTGAGTGCCGTTTCACTCTTGGCTTTAGAGTTCCATACGTATGAAGAAGCCCTGCAATTGCAGAAAAAAAACGGAAAAATCATTATGATAGATGTCATGAGAACAGACTGTCACTATTGCAAGGATATGAAAAGAGAGGTCTTTGATAACAAAGAGATGTCTTCATGGCTTGAAGAACGTTTTATTCCCGTTGAGCTCAATCTTGATTTTGATGAACTGCCTTTAGGAATTCATGTCTATTTTACACCTACTTTTTTCTTTGTTGACACAGATCAAAAGGTAGTGAAAAAGATTCCTGGTTCATGGAATATTCAGGATTTTAAAGATCTGACGAAAAATATAAAATAA
- a CDS encoding DsrE family protein, with the protein MKKFTFVLLSFCILLFADTEYADPKPSIDNPRQIVFSVTEDSPHALDHILSVANNVLKFYGPEKVEMKIVAYSKGLALLYKRNRTTAVRVDALMQYDVEFVACGNTMRTLNVKKEDLIDGSVIVTAGVVELLESVKAGWIYIKP; encoded by the coding sequence ATGAAAAAATTTACATTCGTTTTACTTAGCTTTTGTATTCTCTTATTTGCAGATACAGAGTATGCTGATCCAAAACCTTCCATTGACAACCCGAGACAGATCGTCTTTTCGGTTACGGAAGATTCTCCGCATGCTCTTGATCACATACTGAGCGTTGCAAACAATGTACTGAAGTTTTACGGACCGGAAAAAGTGGAGATGAAGATCGTCGCTTACTCCAAAGGCCTGGCACTGCTTTACAAACGCAACAGAACAACTGCCGTCAGAGTTGATGCTTTGATGCAGTACGATGTGGAGTTCGTCGCTTGCGGCAATACGATGCGAACGCTTAATGTCAAAAAAGAAGACCTGATAGACGGTTCTGTGATAGTAACTGCCGGTGTGGTGGAACTTTTAGAGAGTGTCAAAGCAGGTTGGATTTATATTAAACCATAG
- a CDS encoding MBL fold metallo-hydrolase gives MKLLLLSFVLVNSLLSFDYKLQPKEVSSEIHCFFGLPEVMDKRNNGNMSNSCFVNMGTSYLVIDSGPTYQYAAQAYEAMKKIKNLPVSYVVNTHVHDDHWLGNGFYKEHDAKIIGPSIFANLPKEEMTRMQRRISAEAFHGTTQEYPTILITDREEIDIDGKIVIIKSVNHKAHTKNDLFVYIPSKKALFAGDLVFNERLPSLRDGNINGWIAALQEIKMMDVDYIIGGHGDVVSKKSVDFTYNYLMQLKKEVLQRLDDGEDIGDVVNEVVMPEYKEIPFYDSIHRQNVETAYRTLEWESE, from the coding sequence TTGAAGTTGCTTTTGTTAAGTTTTGTACTTGTAAATTCTCTTCTCTCCTTTGATTACAAACTTCAACCTAAAGAGGTAAGCAGTGAGATTCACTGCTTCTTTGGGTTACCAGAAGTGATGGATAAGCGTAACAATGGAAACATGTCCAACTCATGTTTTGTTAATATGGGGACCAGCTATCTTGTGATAGATAGTGGTCCTACATACCAGTATGCCGCTCAGGCATATGAAGCGATGAAAAAAATCAAAAATCTTCCAGTCTCTTATGTTGTTAATACCCATGTTCATGATGACCATTGGCTCGGCAACGGTTTTTATAAAGAGCATGATGCTAAGATCATCGGTCCAAGCATTTTTGCAAATCTTCCAAAAGAAGAGATGACACGTATGCAAAGAAGAATCTCCGCTGAAGCTTTTCACGGAACGACACAGGAGTATCCGACTATCTTGATAACAGATAGAGAAGAGATAGATATAGATGGCAAAATAGTCATTATAAAGAGTGTAAATCATAAAGCACATACTAAAAATGATCTTTTCGTTTACATTCCGAGTAAAAAAGCCCTGTTTGCAGGAGATCTGGTCTTTAACGAGCGGCTGCCTTCTTTGCGGGACGGCAACATAAACGGCTGGATAGCAGCACTGCAGGAGATAAAAATGATGGATGTTGATTATATCATCGGCGGGCATGGTGATGTTGTCAGTAAAAAAAGTGTTGATTTTACTTACAACTACCTCATGCAGCTCAAAAAAGAGGTGCTGCAGCGCCTTGACGATGGTGAAGATATAGGTGATGTCGTTAATGAAGTGGTTATGCCTGAGTATAAAGAGATTCCGTTTTACGATTCGATTCATAGACAAAATGTAGAGACTGCATATAGAACACTGGAGTGGGAAAGTGAATAA